One segment of Oscillospiraceae bacterium MB08-C2-2 DNA contains the following:
- a CDS encoding NAD(P)-dependent oxidoreductase → MKTAVITGANGFVGSAVVRELLQHDYRIYALDLEGCNHNIPTDSRVQFVACDLSNLASLTEKTPLLEDALFFHFAWAGSAGPARADTALQLQNAQWTVDALRVAKQIGCRRFLCAGSIMEHETMAAAYTQGNRPGLGYIYGGGKLIAHVMCMSVAAEIGIEIVWPEITNAYGVGERSPRMVNTTIQKCLRGESPQFTAGTQNYDFVYIDDVARAFRLIGEKGKPFHEYLIGSSTARPLKEFLLEMQSAIAVDLPFHFGDVPFTGIDLPLSRFDCSETQRDTGFRAEISFAEGCRKTMQWWKPQESVSK, encoded by the coding sequence ATGAAGACAGCCGTCATTACCGGTGCAAATGGTTTTGTCGGAAGTGCTGTGGTGCGTGAGCTCCTTCAACATGATTACCGGATTTATGCATTGGATTTGGAAGGATGCAATCATAATATTCCGACTGATTCTCGAGTCCAATTTGTTGCCTGCGATCTTTCCAATTTAGCCTCTCTTACAGAAAAAACTCCTCTGCTAGAAGATGCTCTGTTTTTCCATTTTGCTTGGGCCGGGAGTGCAGGGCCTGCTCGTGCAGACACTGCCTTGCAGTTACAAAATGCACAGTGGACAGTGGATGCATTGCGGGTAGCAAAGCAGATTGGTTGCAGGCGCTTTCTGTGTGCAGGAAGCATCATGGAGCATGAAACAATGGCGGCTGCATATACCCAAGGTAATCGTCCGGGATTGGGGTACATTTATGGAGGCGGAAAACTGATTGCACACGTTATGTGTATGTCGGTGGCTGCTGAAATTGGCATCGAGATTGTCTGGCCGGAGATCACCAATGCTTATGGTGTTGGGGAACGCAGTCCTCGAATGGTCAATACTACAATTCAAAAATGCTTACGGGGGGAGTCTCCTCAATTTACAGCAGGTACGCAAAATTACGATTTTGTGTACATTGATGATGTAGCAAGAGCATTCCGCCTAATTGGAGAAAAGGGGAAACCGTTCCATGAATATCTCATAGGCAGTTCCACCGCCCGCCCTCTCAAGGAATTCTTATTGGAGATGCAATCCGCTATTGCCGTCGATCTGCCATTCCACTTTGGAGATGTTCCATTTACCGGCATTGATTTGCCTTTGTCCCGATTTGATTGTTCCGAGACTCAGCGTGACACTGGTTTTCGGGCTGAAATAAGCTTTGCTGAAGGTTGCCGGAAAACGATGCAATGGTGGAAGCCACAGGAGAGTGTAAGCAAATGA
- the rfbF gene encoding glucose-1-phosphate cytidylyltransferase, translating to MKVVLLAGGFGTRISEESHLKPKPMIEIGEQPILWHIMKSYSYYGLNEFVICAGYKQHVIKEYFADYYLHRSDITFDFCNGNCMTIHNNVAEPWKVTVVDTGLNTMTGGRIKRVKDYIGNEPFMLTYGDGVCDIDLSKLLEFHQSHGKLATMTAVQPGGRFGTLEISKDNTISRFAEKRKEDGGWINGGFMVLEPQVLDYIAGDAIVFEREPLEQLSGEGQLVAYQYDGFWQCMDTLRDKQHLEELLEKGQAPWKVWK from the coding sequence ATGAAAGTTGTACTTTTAGCTGGCGGTTTCGGTACCCGTATTTCGGAAGAAAGTCACCTTAAACCCAAGCCCATGATTGAAATCGGTGAACAGCCAATCCTTTGGCACATTATGAAATCCTACTCTTACTATGGCTTAAATGAGTTTGTAATCTGCGCAGGATATAAACAGCATGTAATCAAAGAATATTTTGCTGATTATTATCTTCACCGCTCGGACATTACCTTTGATTTTTGTAACGGAAACTGTATGACCATACACAACAATGTTGCCGAGCCATGGAAGGTTACAGTAGTGGACACCGGGCTGAATACTATGACAGGCGGTCGCATTAAGCGAGTAAAGGATTATATAGGCAATGAACCATTTATGCTGACCTACGGGGATGGCGTATGCGATATTGATTTGAGCAAACTACTGGAATTCCATCAGTCCCATGGCAAGTTGGCCACGATGACTGCGGTCCAACCTGGCGGGCGTTTTGGCACTTTGGAGATTTCTAAGGACAACACGATCAGTCGCTTTGCGGAAAAGCGGAAAGAAGACGGCGGCTGGATCAACGGCGGATTCATGGTATTAGAGCCACAAGTTTTGGACTACATTGCAGGAGATGCGATTGTTTTTGAACGGGAGCCCCTAGAACAATTGTCCGGAGAGGGACAGTTGGTTGCTTACCAATATGATGGCTTCTGGCAGTGTATGGATACGTTGAGGGACAAGCAGCATCTGGAGGAACTGTTGGAAAAAGGACAAGCCCCTTGGAAGGTGTGGAAGTGA
- a CDS encoding DUF4422 domain-containing protein, with translation MGKPIQKKPDIKIFVSHRIDQDSETIDNPLYVNVRCGAVYDKRENITMLGDNTGDNISEKKDSFCELTVLYWAWKNIETDYYGLCHYRRFLSFSEKNFSAAVNDRSRTGLVYSPDFDTSTQKFKLNNIKLMQNKIADTDALVLERYDVKSVGHNSVYEMWKRDITNFDVNVIDTVLKIIKTDYADAFKYAQDYFNQSKTTFYNLFIMNKELFNEYCEFLFGVLFKLETEIDTSHYNSEKKRIIGYVGEHLLGIFLLKIDKDNKKILYTQGVFIDEVVKRSPLTPAFQIKNNVIVFSSSDFFCPYLAVALGSLVEHSTEQENYDIIILEKSISELNKKKLKSIFKKANFSLRFINVKTIVYNAKFYLPEDNEELSEETYYTILVPWLLENYKKALVLDCDILIKDDLSKLYTLNLQDNYIAAAKEILFHGFLNNPYINVDKSITKYCKENLGLKDEYSYFNAGVLLINLEAFRAKFTLKSLLQQISQNNFRIVEQDLLNKICEGKIVNLDYRWNFMACISDETKPQLSLVSENEKKLYDLASESPSILHYITQCKPWKYPELQYADEWWTIARRSAFYEICLYRMMENCTVRRIKNIEPAIYDLQVFAGFHKLIDPRSGVRKLADKLLPKGTLRREFAKRILPKGSKRWRFCKQIYYIFRPQYRPIKVK, from the coding sequence ATGGGAAAACCGATACAAAAGAAGCCTGACATCAAAATATTTGTATCCCACCGCATTGATCAAGATAGCGAAACGATTGACAATCCATTGTATGTAAATGTACGGTGTGGTGCGGTTTATGATAAACGTGAGAATATCACTATGTTGGGGGACAATACAGGGGATAATATTTCGGAGAAAAAAGATAGTTTTTGCGAATTAACAGTCCTGTATTGGGCGTGGAAGAATATCGAGACAGATTATTATGGTTTATGCCATTATAGAAGATTTTTGTCGTTCTCCGAGAAGAATTTTTCTGCAGCTGTTAATGATAGAAGTAGGACTGGCCTGGTATATTCACCTGATTTTGACACAAGTACCCAGAAATTCAAGTTAAATAATATAAAATTAATGCAGAATAAAATTGCAGATACCGATGCGTTAGTTTTAGAAAGATATGATGTAAAATCTGTAGGACACAATTCTGTCTATGAAATGTGGAAGCGCGATATTACAAATTTTGATGTAAATGTAATAGATACTGTTTTAAAAATTATTAAAACAGATTATGCTGATGCATTTAAATATGCGCAGGACTATTTCAATCAATCTAAAACAACGTTTTATAACCTTTTTATAATGAATAAAGAATTGTTTAATGAATATTGCGAATTCTTATTTGGAGTATTATTTAAACTTGAAACTGAAATTGATACTTCTCATTATAATTCTGAAAAAAAGCGTATTATAGGTTATGTAGGAGAACATCTGCTTGGGATTTTTCTATTAAAAATAGATAAGGATAACAAAAAAATACTATACACACAAGGAGTATTTATAGATGAAGTTGTAAAAAGATCGCCTTTGACTCCGGCTTTCCAAATCAAAAATAATGTAATTGTATTTTCCTCTAGTGATTTTTTTTGTCCTTATCTCGCTGTTGCTTTAGGATCATTAGTCGAGCATTCCACAGAACAAGAAAATTATGATATTATTATATTGGAAAAAAGCATAAGTGAACTTAATAAAAAGAAATTAAAATCAATTTTTAAAAAAGCGAATTTTTCTTTGCGCTTTATCAATGTCAAAACAATAGTTTATAATGCCAAATTTTATTTGCCGGAGGACAACGAAGAGTTGTCAGAAGAAACATACTATACCATTTTAGTTCCGTGGCTACTTGAAAATTATAAGAAAGCATTGGTTTTAGATTGTGATATCCTAATTAAAGATGATCTGTCAAAGCTATATACCTTGAATTTACAAGATAATTATATTGCGGCTGCAAAGGAAATTTTGTTTCATGGATTCCTTAACAATCCATATATCAATGTGGATAAAAGTATAACAAAATATTGCAAAGAAAATTTAGGACTCAAGGATGAATACAGTTATTTTAACGCGGGCGTACTGCTGATAAATCTCGAAGCATTTAGAGCAAAATTTACTCTGAAAAGTTTATTACAACAAATTTCCCAAAACAATTTTAGAATAGTAGAACAGGATTTGCTAAACAAAATATGTGAAGGAAAAATTGTTAATTTAGACTACAGATGGAATTTTATGGCTTGTATTAGTGATGAAACCAAGCCGCAGCTTTCTCTTGTTTCAGAAAATGAAAAGAAGCTCTATGATCTAGCGTCTGAATCACCCAGCATTTTGCATTATATCACGCAATGTAAGCCGTGGAAATATCCGGAATTGCAATATGCAGATGAGTGGTGGACTATTGCACGAAGGTCTGCTTTCTATGAGATTTGTCTCTATAGAATGATGGAGAACTGCACAGTTCGGAGAATTAAAAATATTGAGCCCGCAATTTATGATTTACAGGTATTTGCCGGATTTCATAAATTAATTGATCCTCGTTCCGGTGTGCGTAAATTAGCGGATAAGTTACTGCCGAAGGGTACACTTCGCCGAGAATTTGCTAAGAGGATTTTGCCAAAAGGTTCCAAGCGTTGGCGATTTTGCAAGCAGATTTATTACATATTCAGACCTCAATATCGACCCATTAAAGTAAAATAA
- the rfbG gene encoding CDP-glucose 4,6-dehydratase, with the protein MADLSFYQGKRVFVTGHTGFKGAWLSRILVGAGAIVTGYSLPAPTEPNLFSLAGLAGKMTSVIGDIRDLSTLKKVFDNAHPEIVLHLAAQPIVRASYKDPVYTYETNVMGTVNILECVRQSQSVKSVLNVTTDKVYHNNEWEWGYRENEPLDGFDPYSNSKSCSELVTHSYVNSFFAENGVAVSTARAGNVIGGGDFANDRIIPDCVRAVKNREVIIVRNPHSTRPYQHVLEPLYAYLMIAQKQYEDKKFAGWYNVGPDDCDCVTTGELVDIFCATWGVGASWENRWVGGPHEANFLKLDCSKIKSVFGWKPRWHVVDAIDKTCEWAKAWLAKEDVAGVMDRQINEYGSEL; encoded by the coding sequence ATGGCTGATCTTTCTTTTTATCAAGGTAAGCGAGTTTTTGTTACCGGACATACTGGTTTTAAAGGAGCTTGGCTCTCTCGTATACTGGTTGGTGCAGGCGCAATTGTAACCGGGTATTCATTGCCCGCACCTACTGAACCCAATCTCTTTTCCCTAGCTGGTCTTGCAGGGAAAATGACTTCTGTCATTGGCGATATTAGGGATCTTAGCACACTGAAAAAAGTTTTCGACAATGCCCATCCGGAAATCGTTTTGCATTTGGCGGCACAGCCAATTGTACGGGCCAGCTATAAAGATCCAGTATATACCTATGAAACGAATGTTATGGGAACAGTGAATATTCTGGAGTGTGTCCGGCAATCGCAGAGTGTAAAAAGTGTACTGAATGTAACCACTGATAAGGTGTATCACAACAACGAGTGGGAATGGGGATACCGGGAGAATGAACCGCTGGATGGGTTTGATCCCTATTCTAACTCCAAATCTTGTTCGGAGCTTGTGACTCACAGTTATGTGAACAGCTTCTTTGCTGAGAACGGAGTGGCTGTCAGTACAGCCCGGGCGGGAAATGTCATTGGCGGTGGAGACTTTGCCAATGATCGAATCATTCCTGATTGTGTAAGGGCGGTTAAGAATCGTGAGGTTATTATTGTGCGCAATCCTCATTCTACCCGTCCTTATCAGCATGTGCTTGAGCCGTTATATGCCTATCTTATGATTGCTCAAAAGCAGTATGAAGATAAAAAGTTTGCCGGTTGGTATAATGTTGGGCCCGATGATTGTGACTGCGTTACCACTGGTGAACTGGTGGATATTTTTTGTGCGACATGGGGTGTGGGTGCCAGTTGGGAAAATCGCTGGGTCGGAGGCCCTCATGAAGCAAATTTTCTTAAGTTGGACTGCTCTAAGATCAAATCAGTTTTTGGCTGGAAGCCACGCTGGCACGTTGTAGATGCAATTGATAAGACCTGCGAATGGGCAAAAGCATGGTTGGCTAAGGAAGATGTTGCAGGGGTTATGGATAGACAGATTAACGAGTATGGGAGTGAACTATAA